ATGGGTATATTTGCTACCATGAGCTTCGGCACCTCTATTCTACTTCTCTCACATATGCGCCTCAACATGGCGTGTAATTTGCCGTAGGCTCTCTCATCAGCTTCTTTGACCCGGTAGAGTCCTTCGATCAAATAGGGTGCGATAAGCCACTGCAAAAGATTAAACGCTATAACTAGTGCTAAGAGTGCTATGAAGTCTAAAGATCCTATTAGCGTTAGGATTATTGTGAAGAATAGCGTGGAGACGCCGATCAAGATCGCTAGCGTAGCGAGCATCGACAACCTCAGCTTCAGAAGGGACATATTCGACACCACCAGCTCTTTCCTACACACGCTTATATGCTTTTTTAGACTAAAATCTTTTAAGAGTTAGCGACATCACTTAGCAAATTATTTTTTCTAGGAGTTAAAGTATCAAAACGCTCTTCGCCCATTCGAGCCGGAAAACTTTAAGAAGAATATTGACAACCCCTATTGTGGTTTGAAGATTGTAGCCGTGGGCTCAAGGGTGTTTGTTACGGGGCTACGCTTAGCCGGCGTGGAGGGGCTGATTGTCGATAGCGGTAAAGAAGCGCTCGATATAGTCAACAAGCTCTTGAGGGATAAGGAGGTAGGTCTGGTTTTGCTCAGCGACGACATATCTAAGAGTATAAGAAGTAAACTTAACGAAATCCGCTCAAAATACCCAACGCCGCTACTATACGAAGTACCCTCTCCTTGGAGTAAGAGGGAGAGGTTCGAGTATCGCGATATGCTTAAGCAGATACTTGGAGTATAGAGTGGTGAGCGAGCGATGAGCGCAGCCGAAAATATAGTAGATAAAGTAGTCAACGAAGCCTTTAAGAGTTTCGCAGAAGAGCTTAACAAATCAGCCGCTCAAGCTGAAGAAACCCTTCTTGCATACGAAAAGCAGACACTAAGTGAAGTTACAAAGATCTTTGACGCAGCAATAAGGCAAGAAGATGTGTTAAAAAGAAAGATTCTAGGTTCAGCCGAACTCGCTGCGAGGAACGAGCAGCTTCGCCTAATAGAGGACACTGTGGCGAAGGTATTTGACGAAGCACTTAATAGGCTCTCCGCTTTGAGCGGCGATAGGGCTGAGAAGGCTCTGAGGCAGCTCATCAGCGAAGCGCTTGATGCGATAGAGGGAAATGTAACCCTATTCTGCAGAAAAGAGGATAACGAACTCGTCAAGAAGATCGCTCAAGAATTTAGTAGAAGTACGAAGCGAAACATAACTGTTAGCAGAAACCACATATTGTGTAAAGGGGGTATTCAAGCGTCTTCGGAAGATGGTAGCGTAATGTATGATAACACTTATGAAGCCAGACTAGGTAGGATAAAGCAGCTACTAAGGAAGGAGGTCGTTAAGATCTTAACAGTAGGTGAGTAGAATGAGTAGAGCAGCAAAAGGTAAGATCGTTTGGATAAGCGGCCCAGCGGTTAAAGCAGAAGGTATGGCTGAAGCCCAGATGTATGAAACCGTAGAAGTCGGGGAAGATAGGCTTATTGGTGAAGTCATCCGAATCACAGGAGACGTAGCCTTCATACAAGTATATGAGTCAACGAGCGGATTAAGACCGGGCGAACCTGTTTACAGAACAGGTCAACCACTTTCAGTAACGTTAGGCCCAGGTATGATAGGCACGATCTACGACGGTCTACAGAGGCCGTTAAGCGAGATCGCCAAGCTTAAGGGTCCTTTTATTACTAGAGGTGTGACCGCACCACCGATACCACCTAATAAGAAGTGGAGGTTTATACCGAAGGTAAAGAAAGGTGATGAAGTAGAAGCTGGAAGCATACTCGGCACGGTTCAGGAGACTCCGCTGATCGAGCACTATATTCTAGTCCCACCCTACTATAAAGGCGGCAAGCTTGTTGACGTGGTCTCTGAAGGAGACTACACAATAGAAGATGAAATCGCGGTGATCGAGGAAGATGGTAAGAAGATCGGTTTAAAAATGGCTCATCGCTGGCCAGTAAGACAACCCAGACCGTACCAAGTCAAGTTAGATCCAGAGATTCCTCTACTGACTGGGCAGAGGGTCTTGGATACATTCTTTCCCATAGCTAAGGGTGGTACCGGCGCGATTCCAGGAGGCTTTGGTACAGGTAAGACCGTCACTCTCCATCAGGTCGCGGCTTGGGCTGATGCGAGAGTAGTCTTTCACATAGGTTGCGGAGAAAGAGGTAACGAGATGACCGAGGTTCTTATAAAGTTCCCAGAGTTGAAAGACCCCGCTTCAGGTAGACCTTTGATGGAGCGAACGGTCTTGGTTGCTAATGTGAGCAACATGCCTGTGGCAGCTAGAGAAGCATCTATCTACACAGGTGCGACGATGGCTGAATACTATCGAGACATGGGGTATGATGTAGTGCTTGTCGCAGACTCTACAAGCAGGTGGGCTGAAGCCCTTAGAGAGATAAGTGGTAGGCTTGAGGAGATGCCGGCTGAAGAAGGCTACCCATCCTATCTAGCTTCGAGGTTGGCTGAGTTTTATGAAAGGGCTGGTAGAGTCAAGACGCTTGGTAAACCTGAGCGCATCGGCAGCATGACACTTGTAGGCGCAGTATCACCTTCTGGAGCGGACTTCACCGAGCCTGTCACCACACACACCATCAGATTCATAAGAACCTTCTGGGCGCTCGACACCAGATTGGCGTATTCGAGGCACTACCCAGCTATAAACTGGATGACGAGCTACTCAGGATACATAAATGAGATATCAAAGTGGTGGTCGAGTAGGGTCGATAAGAATTGGGCGAAGGTGAGGGCTGACGCCTACGAAATACTACAAAGAGAGGATGCCTTAAAGGAAATCGTTAGGCTGCTAGGTCCAGAGGCTTTACCTGATGAAGAGAAACTGGTCTTAGAGGCTGCTAGGATGATTAAGATAGGCTACCTACAGCAAAGCGCATACGATGAAGTAGACTCCTATTGCAGCCCGAAGAAGCAGTATCTTCTTCTAAAGCTCTTTGTGGAATTCTATCAAGAGGCTCTGAAGGCGCTTAGGGCTGGTGTGGGCCTTGACACCATAAGGGCTATGTCTATTATACCGAAGCTGCTTAGGGCTAAGTTCGAGATAAGGAATGAGGAGGTCGAGAAGCTCGAAACGCTAAGGGAAGAGATGTTGAACGAGTTCCATAAGATTAGCGCTGTGGAGGTGAAGACAGTTGTCTAAAACTGTGGGTGGGGTAGAGTACACGAAGGTAGAGGAGATCAAAGGTCCTCTTCTGATTATGCAGGGCGTCACGAGGGCTGCATATGACGAACTAGTAGAGATAGAAACCCCCTCTGGGGAGAAGAGGCTCGGTAAAGTCTTAGAAGTAGGTGGGGGAAGAGCGGTAATTCAAGTCTTCGAGGGTACACGAGGTCTATCTGTTGTCGGCACTAAAGCCCGCTTCCTAGGTAAGACGATGGAGATACCTGTCTCAAGCGAGCTCTTAGGCAGAGTCTTCGACGGACTAGGCAGACCGATCGATGGTCTTCCAGAGCCAGTAGGTGAAGACTTTCGGGATGTTAACGGCTCCCCCATAAACCCCGAGCAGAGAGACTACCCGACGGACTTCATACAGACAGGCATCTCAGTAATAGACGGTATGCTTTCGCTTACCAGAGGGCAGAAGCTGCCCATATTCTCTGGCGCAGGTATGCCCCATAATATGATAGCAGCACAGATTGCTAGGCAAGCTACAGTACATGGCGAAGACTTCGCGGTTGTCTTTGCTGCTATAGGGGTGCAGCATCATGAAGCGATCTTCTTCCGCAGATCTCTAGAGGAGAGTAGGGCGATGAAGAGAAGCTGCCTCTTCCTTAACTTGGCCGATGACCCTGCTATTGAGCGTATTATAACTCCTCGTGTAGCTTTGACGGCAGCGGAGTACTTTGCTTTTGACTTAGGTATGCACGTGCTCGTAATATTAACCGACATGACCAACTACGCTGAGGCTCTTAGAGAGATTAGCGCAGCTAGGGAAGAGGTGCCTGGTCGTAAGGGTTACCCTGGCTACCTCTATACAGATCTTGCAACCAACTATGAGCGGGCGGGGAGGATAAAGGGTAAGAAGGGTAGCATAACTCAGATGCCTATCTTAAGTATGCCAAGCGACGACATCACACACCCAATAGCAGACCTCACAGGCTACATCACTGAGGGGCAGATCGTGCTCTCACGAGACCTATTTAGAAAAGGTATCTACCCCCCTGTTGGTGTGCTGATGAGTCTAAGTAGACTTATGAAGGACGGTGTGGGCAAAGGGAAGACTAGAGAAGACCATATGGAGGTAAGTAACCAGCTCTACGATGCTTACGCGAGGGTGCAGGAGCTGCGTGCACTCGTTGAAATTGTGGGGCGAGGTAGCTTAACGAGCATAGACCTCAAGTACCTACACTTCGGAGACGTCTTTGAGCAGAAGTTCCTCTCCCAAGGATACGATGAGAACAGGACTATAGATGATACGCTCAAGCTGGCTTGGGAAGTCCTTTCAACCCTACCTGAAGGCGAGCTTACAAAGATAAGGTCTGATTACGTGAGAATGTATTATAAGAAGAGTGAAAGCGGAGTATAGCGGGCTTGTCCGTAAGCTTCGGTAGAAAGTTCCTACCCACAAAGATCGAGCTCATACGCATCAAAAGAAGCCTAAGTGTAGCGAGATCTGTCTACAAGATCTTAGAGGATAAGCGTGAAGTGCTCTTAAGGCGTTTAGATGAGCTGATAGAGCAGGCTGGGAAGGCCCGTGAAGACCTATGGGCACCCCTTTCAGATGCCTATCGAGCCCTGTTCGACTCCTATCTTAAACTGGGTCCGCTCACAATAGAGTCGATAGCAGCGACCATACCTAAAGGTGTGGAGCTTTCGCTGAAGGTGCAGAGAATAATAGATGTGACTGTGCCATCTATTCAGCTCAAAGATAAGCCTCTAGCGCTAAGCTACGGCTTCGCTGGCACAAGCTCGGCCTTAGACGCTGCCTCGCTTGCGATGCGCCAAGTGCTTCCGGCGATCTTGAAGGCTGCCGAAATAGAGAACTCTATCTTCCGGTTAGCCAGCGAGCTTGAGAGAACTCAGAGGCTTTTGAACGCTCTTGAGTATATAATAATCCCGCAGTATGAAGAAGCTGTGAAGACTATCTCATCGACTTTAGAGGAGCATGAAAGGGAAGAGTTTGTAAGGCTTAAAAAGATTAAAAGGGTGCTTGAGCGGAGAAAGGCTGGTGTTTAGATGAGCGAAGTAGTCAAGAAGAAGTTTGAGCACGCGCAAAATAGGGTTAAGCAGAAGCAGCAAGAGCTTCATAGTGAATTGAAAGAGAAGATCGAATCCATAAGAAAGAAGACAATAGAAGAGCTTAGAAGAGTAGTAGGGTGAGCTAGAGACAATACCCCGCCCTACAACCTCTCTACTACTCATCAGCTTTAGCAGCACCCTACAGTAGAGGAATCCCTAATATGTTAGCTATCAACTTTATGGTTCTAGAAGTGGAAGCTTTAACTGATCTTAGTTGGCTGATATTAGATGCCCGGGTGCAGTGAACCTCCGCTTAGAGGTTAAAGTCTGTCCAGCATGTGGTGCAGAGGTTGAGATATTTAGCGATGAATATAAGACTACCTGCACAAATTGCGGATCTGAGCTATTCCGAGACCTCGCCTCATGTATAGATTGGTGCCCCTACGCCAAGAAGTGCCTTGATGAGCGTGAGAGGAAGAAGGCTGTTTTAACGTTAAGGTGAGTGCAAATGATGGGAAGACAGTGGCCAGTTAAAATACTTCTGGTGAACCCCCAAGCACCTTTTATGCAGAAGGGTTCTCTCACTATAGCGGCTGATTGTACTCTGCTCGTAAACCCTGAAATTTCTGAAAGATTCGGTAAAGGTGAGACTGTAGTCATCGGCTGCCCAATACTTGAGAACCCTGATAGTCTAGCAGAAAAGATTAACATTATATTTAAGAATTCTAAGGTTAAGAGAGTTAGCGTTTACACGATGGAGGTGCCTTGCTGTCACGCAATCCACGTGATGGTCAACAGAAGCATTAAAGGGCGACCCGACGTGCAAGTAGAGGGATATATTGTACGGGTAGCAACAGGAAAAGCTGAACCATATCAACCAGGCCGCATCGATGAATCGATGCTTGAGATGGAGAGGCTGGCTCACGGGCACTAAGAACTAGACAATGGAAGCCGATGATTATATGGATAGGACTTCTAGCTCGGCTGCGGAAAACTTTATCTTCCTTTCAAGGGAGTGGATTACCAGTGCTGTTTTAGAGATCGAAAGAGCTAAAGCCAATAACGAAGAGCTCAGAAAGAGGCTTTCAGGTGTTAACTTTAGGTTAGCGTTCAGAGTCATAGATATTCCTCCTAAGCTTAGAGAACTCTATGGAAGCGACCAAGTCGTGGCGTATTTTAAAATCGATAACGGAGACCTCAAGGATTTCTTCTTAACGAATAAAGCGCCAAAGGATGTCGACTTTACCATCACAGCAGAATACACAGTTGCAAAGGAGATTCTTGAAGGAAAAGTAGACCCTCTCACAGCCTTTACCAACTTCATGGTAAGGGTGAGGCCATTTCGAAGGCTCTTTTCAAATCCGTTATCCTCAGCGAAGCTGCTCTCGATAGCAAACGACCTGTTAAAGCTGGTAAAAAATGTGCCAACTATCTTTTCAGGGTAGCCTTCAATGCCCCTATGCTGCTGAGGGGCGGAGGAAGGTTGTCGAGTATGCGTTTTCCCAGAGTTCTACGATTCATCCTTAACGCTTTACGTATGCGATTCATAACGCATAGACCTATCTTTCTTAGCCACATGGTTACTATACAGTGTGACTGTAGGTGTTTGACGTGCGCTTACTGGAAAGTCGGTTACCAGGAAGAGTTAGCGACGAACGAGGTTTGCAGAATGTTGGATGATGCGTATTCGGTTGGGATGACAGACTATGTGGTTTGGGGAGGCGAGCCTTTGCTGAGGAGTGATCTACCCACCTTGACTAAATATGCAAATAGGTTAGGTTTTGATGTTACTATATTAACTAATGGGAGTTTACTTCCTAAGCGAATAGACGAGATCGCAGGAGATCTCTACGGTTTAGTAGTTTCTATAGACCATCCAGACGCATCGAAACACGATGAGATGAGAGGTAAAACAGGGGTTTACCGAAGAGCAGTAGAAGGGGTTAAGCGAGCCAAACATCACTCCCACTTGAACATCTTCATAAACTATGTGGTCAGCAAGTTGAACATCAATGAACTCGAACGTATGGTTAAGTTGGCTGAGCAGTTAGATGTGAAGATAACTTTTGAGTTAATGGAAGTCGTCCCGGGATATAACGAGCATCTCAGACCATCGAATGAAGAAATTTTTAAATCATTTATGAATCTGGTTGAACTCAAACGTAACGGACATCCTATAGCAAATTCTATAGCTTATCTTGAAGGTGCTGCCAAGCAGATACCGTATATTTGCTATGTACCGGAAGTCTTGGTGACGGTTGAGTGGAACGGGAACATCAGAGTTTGTTCAACGATATCTGAAAAGTTGAAGCCGAGATTAAAGAATGCCTACCTTGGAAATGTCAAGGAGAAGAGGTTCTCGGAGATCTTCGCGTCCGAAGCCTACCAAGAGTATATACAGGCAGCTAAGCGGTGCTGTAAGTGCAACCTCTCATATCCAAGGGAGATAGCTACTTTGTACTCATTTAACAGTAAGAGCGTAAAGAATTTTATTTCAAAAGTAGCTAAACACCAATAATGTGCCCGCTATGATACCATCGCTACCGATTGTGCTGTCTAACTTTCTTAAGTCGGTTCAAAAGCGGCGAAACTGTAGGTATGGGCTGCCCTCTACGCGCAGCCCAGAGCGGTTGATGAAAAAGTTTAATCCGATCTTAAGCCAAGGCAGATCAGATTAAGGTCTATAGTATGGATCTTCCCCGCTGCTACGCTCTAACGGCTAAACTAAGGAGAACCAGCAGAACCCCTCAGATTCTCAGCTTTACAAGGAATAGAGGCAAAAAAGTTAAATAACGATTTACAGAGGCAGAAGATGTCTTGAGACCCCAACTACCTCCTTGGATATTATATGCTTCACTCATCACGCTATGCCTCACATTCACTCCGTTAGCAGCAGCCGCTGAGGCGCAACCAACAACCTCAGAGCCGTTAATCTTCAAGTTCCTTTCA
The Nitrososphaerota archaeon DNA segment above includes these coding regions:
- a CDS encoding V-type ATP synthase subunit B, with the translated sequence MSKTVGGVEYTKVEEIKGPLLIMQGVTRAAYDELVEIETPSGEKRLGKVLEVGGGRAVIQVFEGTRGLSVVGTKARFLGKTMEIPVSSELLGRVFDGLGRPIDGLPEPVGEDFRDVNGSPINPEQRDYPTDFIQTGISVIDGMLSLTRGQKLPIFSGAGMPHNMIAAQIARQATVHGEDFAVVFAAIGVQHHEAIFFRRSLEESRAMKRSCLFLNLADDPAIERIITPRVALTAAEYFAFDLGMHVLVILTDMTNYAEALREISAAREEVPGRKGYPGYLYTDLATNYERAGRIKGKKGSITQMPILSMPSDDITHPIADLTGYITEGQIVLSRDLFRKGIYPPVGVLMSLSRLMKDGVGKGKTREDHMEVSNQLYDAYARVQELRALVEIVGRGSLTSIDLKYLHFGDVFEQKFLSQGYDENRTIDDTLKLAWEVLSTLPEGELTKIRSDYVRMYYKKSESGV
- a CDS encoding V-type ATP synthase subunit D, whose amino-acid sequence is MSVSFGRKFLPTKIELIRIKRSLSVARSVYKILEDKREVLLRRLDELIEQAGKAREDLWAPLSDAYRALFDSYLKLGPLTIESIAATIPKGVELSLKVQRIIDVTVPSIQLKDKPLALSYGFAGTSSALDAASLAMRQVLPAILKAAEIENSIFRLASELERTQRLLNALEYIIIPQYEEAVKTISSTLEEHEREEFVRLKKIKRVLERRKAGV
- a CDS encoding V-type ATP synthase subunit A; translated protein: MSRAAKGKIVWISGPAVKAEGMAEAQMYETVEVGEDRLIGEVIRITGDVAFIQVYESTSGLRPGEPVYRTGQPLSVTLGPGMIGTIYDGLQRPLSEIAKLKGPFITRGVTAPPIPPNKKWRFIPKVKKGDEVEAGSILGTVQETPLIEHYILVPPYYKGGKLVDVVSEGDYTIEDEIAVIEEDGKKIGLKMAHRWPVRQPRPYQVKLDPEIPLLTGQRVLDTFFPIAKGGTGAIPGGFGTGKTVTLHQVAAWADARVVFHIGCGERGNEMTEVLIKFPELKDPASGRPLMERTVLVANVSNMPVAAREASIYTGATMAEYYRDMGYDVVLVADSTSRWAEALREISGRLEEMPAEEGYPSYLASRLAEFYERAGRVKTLGKPERIGSMTLVGAVSPSGADFTEPVTTHTIRFIRTFWALDTRLAYSRHYPAINWMTSYSGYINEISKWWSSRVDKNWAKVRADAYEILQREDALKEIVRLLGPEALPDEEKLVLEAARMIKIGYLQQSAYDEVDSYCSPKKQYLLLKLFVEFYQEALKALRAGVGLDTIRAMSIIPKLLRAKFEIRNEEVEKLETLREEMLNEFHKISAVEVKTVV
- a CDS encoding SCP2 sterol-binding domain-containing protein, with translation MEADDYMDRTSSSAAENFIFLSREWITSAVLEIERAKANNEELRKRLSGVNFRLAFRVIDIPPKLRELYGSDQVVAYFKIDNGDLKDFFLTNKAPKDVDFTITAEYTVAKEILEGKVDPLTAFTNFMVRVRPFRRLFSNPLSSAKLLSIANDLLKLVKNVPTIFSG
- a CDS encoding vacuolar H+transporting two-sector ATPase F subunit, producing the protein MKIVAVGSRVFVTGLRLAGVEGLIVDSGKEALDIVNKLLRDKEVGLVLLSDDISKSIRSKLNEIRSKYPTPLLYEVPSPWSKRERFEYRDMLKQILGV
- a CDS encoding radical SAM protein → MSSMRFPRVLRFILNALRMRFITHRPIFLSHMVTIQCDCRCLTCAYWKVGYQEELATNEVCRMLDDAYSVGMTDYVVWGGEPLLRSDLPTLTKYANRLGFDVTILTNGSLLPKRIDEIAGDLYGLVVSIDHPDASKHDEMRGKTGVYRRAVEGVKRAKHHSHLNIFINYVVSKLNINELERMVKLAEQLDVKITFELMEVVPGYNEHLRPSNEEIFKSFMNLVELKRNGHPIANSIAYLEGAAKQIPYICYVPEVLVTVEWNGNIRVCSTISEKLKPRLKNAYLGNVKEKRFSEIFASEAYQEYIQAAKRCCKCNLSYPREIATLYSFNSKSVKNFISKVAKHQ